The following coding sequences lie in one Trichoderma breve strain T069 chromosome 1, whole genome shotgun sequence genomic window:
- a CDS encoding DEAD/DEAH box helicase domain-containing protein, with protein MAEGAGGIDRKADERMEFSTSKEVTVHPTFEAMSLKENLLRGIYAYGYESPSAVQSRAIVQICKGRDTIAQAQSGTGKTATFSISMLQVIDTAVRETQALVLSPTRELATQIQSVVMALGDYMNVQCHACIGGTNVGEDIRKLDYGQHIVSGTPGRVADMIRRRHLRTRHIKMLILDEADELLNKGFREQIYDVYRYLPPATQVVVVSATLPYDVLDMTTKFMTDPVRILVKRDELTLEGLKQYFIAVEKEDWKFDTLCDLYDTLTITQAVIFCNTRRKVDWLTDKMREANFTVSSMHGDMPQKERDSIMQDFRQGNSRVLISTDVWARGIDVQQVSLVINYDLPSNRENYIHRIGRSGRFGRKGVAINFVTTEDVRILRDIELYYSTQIDEMPMNVADLIS; from the exons ATGGCTGAGGGCGCTGGAGGCATTGACCGCAAGGCGGATGAGAGGATGGAGTTTTCCACCTCCAAAGAGGTGACGGTGCACCCGACTTTCGAGGCCATGTCGCTGAAGG AGAATCTTCTCCGCGGCATCTATGCTTACGGTTATGAATCCCCCTCTGCCGTCCAGTCGCGAGCCATTGTCCAGATCTGCAAGGGACGCGACACTATCGCGCAAGCCCAGTCCGGCACGGGAAAGACCGCCACCTTCTCGATCAGCATGCTGCAAGTTATTGACACGGCCGTGCGCGAGACCCAAGCACTTGTCCTGTCCCCCACACGAGAACTGGCTACTCAGATCCAGTCGGTTGTCATGGCATTGGGCGACTATATGAATGTGCAGTGCCACGCCTGCATCGGTGGCACTAACGTTGGGGAGGATATTCGCAAGCTCGACTACGGCCAGCATATTGTTTCGGGCACACCGGGGCGGGTAGCTGATATGATTCGACGACGCCATCTTAGGACGAGGCACATCAAGATGCTCATTTTGGACGAAGCAGATGAGCTCCTTAACAAGGGGTTCAGAGAGCAAATCTACGACGTCTACCGCTACCTGCCGCCGGCGACGCAGGTCGTGGTCGTCAGTGCCACCCTTCCCTACGATGTCCTTGACATGACGACCAAGTTCATGACCGACCCTGTCCGAATCTTGGTCAAGCGAGACGAACTTACGCTGGAAGGATTGAAGCAATACTTTATCGCCGTGGAGAAGGAAGACTGGAAATTCGACACTCTGTGCGACCTTTACGACACTCTCACCATTACCCAAGCCGTCATCTTCTGTAACACACGCCGTAAGGTCGACTGGCTCACGGACAAGATGCGCGAGGCCAACTTTACTGTCAGCTCCATGCATGGTGATATGCCTCAGAAGGAGCGTGACAGCATCATGCAAGACTTCCGACAGGGAAACAGCCGAGTTCTCATCTCGACAGATGTGTGGGCACGTGGTATCGATGTGCAACAAGTCAGTCTAGTTATCAACTACGACTTGCCAAGCAACCGAGAAAACTACATTCACCGAATTGGTCGTAGTGGACGATTCGGCCGCAAGGGCGTGGCCATCAACTTTGTGACCACGGAAGATGTGCGCATCCTCCGAGACATTGAGT TGTATTACTCAACTCAAATCGACGAGATGCCGATGAATGTCGCCGATCTCATCTCATAA